The Maylandia zebra isolate NMK-2024a linkage group LG7, Mzebra_GT3a, whole genome shotgun sequence genome contains a region encoding:
- the enoph1 gene encoding enolase-phosphatase E1 gives MATVSIPACSSALLLDIEGTTTPITFVKDILFPYIKEHLEDYLSTHWEEDECKQDVHLLKKQIEEDMKQNRACPVHTVDQTVHTDEEKAIREVVENVLWQMAADRKSTALKQFQGHMWRSAYASGRIKGEVYQDVVPSIRTWRARGLKVYIYSSGSVEAQKLLFGYSVEGDLLELFDGHFDTSIGAKVDAKSYERIAERIGCQPEEITFLTDVTREAKAAEEAGINVVVVVRPGNMELTDEERGHYNLITSFSQLQLTGHA, from the exons ATGGCCACTGTTTCTATTCCTGCCTGCAGTAGTGCCCTGCTGCTCGACATTGAAGGCACCACCACACCGATTACATTTGTGAAG GATATCCTTTTTCCGTACATCAAAGAGCATCTTGAGGATTACCTGTCCACTCACTGGGAAGAAGACGAGTGCAAACAAGATGTTCATCTACTAAAGAAACAG ATTGAAGAGGACATGAAACAGAACCGGGCGTGTCCTGTGCACACTGTGGACCAGACAGTTCACACAGATGAGGAGAAGGCCATTAGGGAAGTAGTAGAAAATGTTCTGTGGCAGATGGCAGCAGACAGGAAGTCCACAGCGCTCAAACAGTTTCAGGGTCACATGTGGAGGTCAGCTTATGCATCTGGGAGAATCAAAGGCGA GGTCTATCAGGATGTAGTTCCATCTATCAGAACATGGAGAGCACGTGGCCTGAAAGTCTACATCTACTCTTCTGGAAGCGTGGAGGCACAGAAACTTCTATTTGGATACTCTGTTGAAGGAGATCTTCTAGAA ttatttgACGGTCACTTTGACACCAGTATAGGGGCTAAAGTGGACGCAAAGAGCTATGAGAGAATTGCAGAGAGGATTGGCTGTCAGCCTGAGGAAATCACATTCCTGACAGACGTCACCCGGG AGGCCAAAGCTGCAGAAGAAGCCGGCATTAATGTTGTGGTGGTGGTCAGGCCTGGAAACATggagctgacagatgaggagagGGGCCATTATAACCTCATTACCTCCTTTAGCCAACTTCAGCTTACAGGACATGCTTAA
- the hnrnpd gene encoding heterogeneous nuclear ribonucleoprotein D0, translating into MSDDYELSDDPNMMRMEEDGEANSDDPMSAAGDCGLMGGEAEGSRIDASKNEEDEGKMFVGGLSWDTTKKDLKDYFSKFGEVVDCTLKLDPMTGRSRGFGFVLFKEPESVDKVASQKEHKLNGKVIDPKKAKAMKSKEPVKKIFVGGLSPDTPEEKVREYFGAFGEVESVELPMENKTNKRRGFCFITFKEEEPVKKIMEKKYHNIGLSKCEIKVAMSKEQYQQQQYWGGRGGYSSRSRGRGGPNQNWNQGYGNYWNQGYGNYGNYGYGNQGYGGYGGYDYSGYNNYYGYGDYNNQSGGYGKSPRRGGHTNSYKPY; encoded by the exons ATGTCGGATGATTATGAATTAAGCGACGACCCGAACATGATGAGAATGGAGGAGGATGGAGAGGCGAACAGTGACGACCCGATGTCAGCAGCGGGGGACTGTGGCCTTATGGGGGGCGAGGCCGAAGGATCAAGGATCGACGCCAGTAAAAACGAGGAGGATGAAGG GAAGATGTTTGTTGGAGGCCTCAGCTGGGACACGACTAAGAAGGACCTGAAAGATTACTTTTCAAAGTTTGGGGAAGTGGTAGACTGCACGTTAAAGCTGGACCCCATGACTGGACGGTCAAGGGGTTTTGGGTTTGTGCTCTTCAAAGAACCTGAAAGTGTTGATAAG GTTGCCTCACAGAAAGAACATAAACTTAACGGGAAGGTGATTGACCCCAAAAAAGCCAAGGCCATGAAGAGCAAGGAGCCAGTAAAGAAGATCTTTGTTGGTGGTCTCTCTCCTGACACTCCTGAAGAGAAAGTCAGAGAGTATTTTGGTGCCTTCGGAGAG GTGGAGTCCGTTGAGCTTCCCAtggagaacaaaacaaacaaaaggagagGCTTCTGTTTCATCACATTCAAGGAGGAGGAGCCAGTAAAGAAGATTATGGAAAAAAAGTACCACAATATTGGATTAAGCAAG TGTGAAATAAAAGTGGCGATGTCTAAGGAGCAGTACCAACAGCAGCAGTATTGGGGTGGCAGAGGAGGATATTCATCTAGGTCTCGGGGAAGAGGTG gCCCAAATCAAAATTGGAACCAGGGTTATGGCAACTACTGGAATCAAGGCTATGGAAATTATGGCAACTATGGTTACGGTAATCAAGGCTATGGAGGATATGGTGGCTATGATTACTCTGGTTACAACAACTATTATGGCTATGGTGACTACAACA ATCAATCTGGTGGTTATGGCAAGTCGCCACGACGTGGTGGTCACACGAACAGTTACAAGCCGTATTAA
- the si:ch73-234b20.5 gene encoding vesicle-associated membrane protein 8: MADQHSQPTPAVPASKLDQVQGQVNEVKVILTDNINKVLERGDRLDDLIGKTDDLQASADSFQRTSTRVARKYWWKNVKMMILIGVIVLIIIILIILAATKVI; encoded by the exons ATG GCTGACCAACATTCTCAGCCAACTCCCGCTGTTCCGGCCTCTAAGCTTGACCAAGTGCAAGGTCAGGTAAATGAGGTTAAAGTTATTCTGACAGACAACATCAACAAAGTGCTGGAGAGAGGCGACAGATTAGATGATCTGATTGGCAAGACGGATGACCTGCAGGCGTCT gctgACTCATTCCAGAGAACATCCACAAGGGTGGCCAGAAAATACTGGtggaaaaatgttaaaatgatgATCCTAATCGGTGTGATTGTGctgatcatcatcatcctcatcatccttGCTGCCACAAAAGTTATATAA
- the mat2al gene encoding methionine adenosyltransferase II, alpha-like, whose product MNQGSGTRSGKTFLFTSESVGEGHSDKMCDQISDAVLDAYLSQDPDSKVACECVAKTGMILLVGEVTSKATVDLQTVVRNTVKKIGYDDSSKGFDYKTCNVLVALEPQCAEISDCVFEGRDQEDIGAGDQGLMFGYATDETEECMPLTLLLAHKLNYRMKELSRNGDCPWIQPDSKSQVTVEYRDNMGAMEPLRVHTVVISVQHSPDITLEEIRCNLMEKVVKAVIPAKYLDDNTIYHLLPSGKFLFGGPQGDAGLTGRKIIVDTYGGWGGHGGGAFSGKDYSKVDRSGAYAARWVAKSLVKAGLCRRALVQISYAIGVSHPLSISVFHYGTSNRDEDELLQIVQKNFDLRPGVIVKELGLKKPIYQATACYGHFGRKEFPWEKPKTLVF is encoded by the exons ATGAACCAAGGTAGCGGAACCCGCAGCGGGAAGACTTTCCTGTTCACGTCGGAGTCTGTTGGAGAAGGACACTCCG ATAAAATGTGTGATCAGATTAGTGATGCTGTGCTCGATGCGTACCTAAGTCAAGACCCTGACTCTAAAGTGGCCTGTG AATGTGTGGCAAAGACTGGCATGATTTTACTAGTTGGAGAAGTAACATCCAAAGCCACGGTAGACCTCCAGACAGTCGTGCGAAACACCGTTAAGAAGATTGGCTATGATGACTCCTCAAAAG GCTTTGACTACAAGACCTGCAATGTACTAGTGGCTCTGGAGCCGCAGTGTGCGGAGATCTCAGACTGTGTGTTCGAAGGCAGGGATCAGGAGGATATCGGTGCAGGGGACCAG GGCTTGATGTTTGGCTATGCCACGGATGAGACTGAGGAGTGCATGCCGTTGACCCTGCTTCTGGCTCATAAACTGAACTACAGGATGAAGGAGCTGTCGCGGAATGGAGACTGTCCTTGGATACAGCCAGACTCCAAATCACAG GTCACCGTGGAGTATCGAGACAACATGGGAGCCATGGAGCCCCTGCGTGTCCACACTGTGGTGATCTCAGTACAGCACAGTCCTGACATCACCCTGGAGGAGATCAGATGCAACCTAATGGAGAAGGTGGTGAAGGCTGTCATTCCTGCCAAGTACCTGGATGATAACACCATCTACCATCTGCTGCCGAGTGGGAAATTCCTTTTTGGGGGTCCACAG GGAGATGCGGGACTCACAGGACGTAAAATCATAGTGGATACCTACGGAGGATGGGGTGGGCACGGAGGAGGGGCTTTCTCTGGAAAGGACTATTCCAAAGTAGATCGGTCTGGAGCTTATGCAGCACGTTGGGTAGCCAAGTCACTTGTCAAGGCTGGACTATGCAGGCGAGCTCTCGTTCAG ATCTCCTATGCTATTGGTGTGAGCCATCCACTCTCCATCTCAGTGTTTCACTACGGCACATCTAACAGAGACGAAGACGAGCTGCTGCAGATCGTACAGAAGAACTTTGATCTGAGGCCTGGAGTGATTGTGAA AGAGCTGGGACTGAAGAAGCCAATTTACCAGGCCACTGCCTGCTACGGTCATTTTGGCAGGAAGGAGTTCCCTTGGGAAAAGCCGAAGACTCTGGTGTTTTGA